Below is a window of Fluviibacter phosphoraccumulans DNA.
TTTATTTGATTAGCAACAGGGCGCAACAAGGTATTTGCCGCCAGCACAAAAAGCGTTCCCAAGGTTGCTTCTATCAATAGATCAGCGCCAGCACAGGCCCCGATTGCAGCAGAACCCCAAAGGGTTGCTGCTGTGTTGAGGCCGCGCACGTTGCCTTCTTCACGCATGATCACCCCGGCCCCCAGAAATCCGATCCCAGAAACCACATACGCGACTACGTGGACGGCACCTTCATGCCCAGCAAGTGTTGCAGCCATATCGACAAATAGCGCTGCCCCAACGGAAACCAACACATTGGTTCGCAAACCGGCCGTTCGTTGTCTGAATTGACGCTCATATCCAATCAACCCACCCAACACAAATGCGGCTACTAAACTCACTGACGTATCAATGAGGGTGTCTAGTCGAAGGTGATTGATCGCACTGATCATATTATCGAATAAGCTTAATAAGCAGTAGTAGATGCTGTATGTATCAGCATCGATTCAAATTGATTCACCACATTCGGCCAGTTTTCTTTGACAGCCCTATCACGGGCCAGATGCCTCATCTGATTGTAGGCCAGCTTGTTTTCTCTGAATATCTTATGCAATGCGATTGCCGCCCTATGAAAATCTTTGTCATGGTCAAGCGGGGCCAGCAAACCATTCTGTCCTGGCGTGACATACTGAGTCGCTGCCGCGTAATCAAAAGCGACAATCGGCAAACCACTGGCCATGGCTTCCAAGGTGACGTTACCAAAAGTCTCCGTTTTACTCGGAAAAACGAAAAGATCACCTGAGGCATAATGCGTCGCCAGATCAACGCCAAGACGCACACCACTTAGCACTGCATTGGGGACACGAGCGGCGATCTGAGCGCTTTCGGGGCCATCCCCCACCAGGACCAGCCGGACTTTTGAATCTATTTTGACGATAGATTCAAAGGTACTAATGAGCAAATCCAGATTCTTCTCTGCAGCCAACCGACCTACATGCACGATGACAAAATCGTCATCCGTAACACCCCAGGAGGAACGCAGTTCACGTGAACGACGATCCGGCGTATAAAGTTCTGCATTGACCCCGCGCGACAACACCCGGACGTTTTTGAATCCAATCGAGGTCAGTTCATGCTTCATGCGCTCAGTCGGCACAGTGGTTAATCCAGTTTTGTTATGGAATTTTTTAAGATAGCCGACGATAGGTCGCTTGAGCCAACCAATGCCGTAATGCTGGCTATAGCTGTGAAAGTTTGTTCTAAAATCGGAACTGACCGGAATTTTTAATTTCCTGGCCGCTTCAAGCGCAGACCATCCTAAAGGGCCTTCCGTGACGATATGCACCAGGTCTGGCCGTCTTTTAGACCATTGGCT
It encodes the following:
- a CDS encoding MgtC/SapB family protein codes for the protein MISAINHLRLDTLIDTSVSLVAAFVLGGLIGYERQFRQRTAGLRTNVLVSVGAALFVDMAATLAGHEGAVHVVAYVVSGIGFLGAGVIMREEGNVRGLNTAATLWGSAAIGACAGADLLIEATLGTLFVLAANTLLRPVANQINRQPTDTMDVEATNAVYVITAKQHQKLTMQKLVHLLQTSSYPTREIDVHAFGESDVEIEAVLNSTSVDAVRLDTLVSELSQLDYVHQAFWSASTSD
- a CDS encoding glycosyltransferase family 4 protein gives rise to the protein MDSIVIEQLAAPKKSLRLAIVTETYPPEVNGVALSLSRFVEGLCALNHDIQLIRPRQQSDKTAAPRAELQELLTLGLPIPNYPNLKMGLPAKKRLVSQWSKRRPDLVHIVTEGPLGWSALEAARKLKIPVSSDFRTNFHSYSQHYGIGWLKRPIVGYLKKFHNKTGLTTVPTERMKHELTSIGFKNVRVLSRGVNAELYTPDRRSRELRSSWGVTDDDFVIVHVGRLAAEKNLDLLISTFESIVKIDSKVRLVLVGDGPESAQIAARVPNAVLSGVRLGVDLATHYASGDLFVFPSKTETFGNVTLEAMASGLPIVAFDYAAATQYVTPGQNGLLAPLDHDKDFHRAAIALHKIFRENKLAYNQMRHLARDRAVKENWPNVVNQFESMLIHTASTTAY